A stretch of Flavobacteriales bacterium DNA encodes these proteins:
- a CDS encoding molybdenum cofactor guanylyltransferase, producing MSTSKVGWTGVVLAGGRSSRMGRDKALIEVESRTLLDRALDKLDAQCAELLVIGEPEKLGAVGPFVIADEWPGKGPLGGIATAMRYASNDRLLVVACDMPGLIDRLFVQLKAQLGHSTDAVVPRHGGLIEPLAAAYHRSAQPVFRRCVELDALKMSDALSQVRTTHIEVIPGHDGWPVDLFRNINTPNDL from the coding sequence ATGAGCACGAGCAAGGTGGGCTGGACCGGCGTGGTGCTCGCTGGCGGACGAAGCTCCCGCATGGGGCGCGACAAGGCGCTCATCGAAGTGGAATCGCGCACGCTGCTGGATCGTGCCTTGGACAAGCTTGATGCGCAGTGCGCGGAGCTGCTCGTCATCGGTGAGCCGGAGAAGCTTGGTGCCGTTGGACCTTTCGTGATCGCTGATGAGTGGCCCGGCAAGGGTCCGCTCGGAGGCATCGCCACAGCCATGCGCTATGCCAGCAACGATAGGCTCCTGGTGGTCGCTTGCGATATGCCTGGACTGATTGACCGCCTTTTCGTCCAGCTGAAAGCGCAGCTGGGCCATTCCACGGATGCAGTGGTGCCCCGGCATGGCGGCTTGATCGAGCCGTTGGCCGCGGCCTATCACCGGAGCGCGCAGCCTGTCTTCCGCCGATGCGTTGAGCTTGATGCATTGAAGATGAGCGATGCGCTGAGCCAGGTGCGCACGACCCACATTGAAGTGATCCCAGGCCATGACGGCTGGCCTGTGGATCTGTTCCGGAACATCAACACGCCGAACGACCTTTGA
- a CDS encoding MoaD/ThiS family protein: MEVLLFGLIAEKAGAGRLELEASTLSELRARLAERIPELSALSHAIAVDRVIVKEDRALTGNEEIAVLPPFAGG; this comes from the coding sequence ATGGAAGTGCTGCTCTTCGGATTGATTGCAGAGAAGGCGGGTGCTGGAAGGCTCGAGCTGGAGGCCTCCACCTTGAGCGAACTGCGTGCCCGCTTGGCTGAGCGCATCCCAGAACTCTCAGCGCTCAGCCATGCCATCGCTGTGGACCGCGTGATCGTGAAGGAGGACCGGGCACTGACCGGCAACGAGGAGATTGCCGTGCTGCCCCCATTCGCCGGAGGATGA
- a CDS encoding molybdenum cofactor biosynthesis protein MoaE, which translates to MSRAKAHKVKDIFVEGPIGPAFIATSIAKHATRMDIGAHEIFLGQVRADTIDGCMTKAIEYTAYREMALERMTMIREDAFVRWPTMTCLHVHHSLGVISAGELCFMVFASAPHRQPAREAVAWVVDRIKRELPIFGKEMIADGGHAWKENR; encoded by the coding sequence ATGAGCAGAGCGAAAGCGCATAAGGTGAAGGACATCTTCGTGGAGGGGCCGATAGGCCCAGCCTTCATTGCCACGAGCATCGCCAAGCACGCCACCCGGATGGACATCGGCGCGCACGAGATCTTCCTGGGGCAGGTTCGCGCGGATACGATTGATGGCTGCATGACGAAGGCGATCGAATACACCGCCTACCGCGAGATGGCGCTGGAACGAATGACCATGATCCGCGAAGATGCCTTTGTCCGCTGGCCGACCATGACCTGCTTGCATGTGCACCATAGCCTTGGCGTCATCAGTGCTGGTGAACTTTGCTTCATGGTCTTCGCCAGTGCGCCGCATCGCCAGCCAGCGCGAGAGGCGGTAGCTTGGGTGGTTGACCGCATCAAGAGAGAACTGCCGATCTTCGGCAAGGAGATGATTGCCGATGGCGGCCATGCTTGGAAGGAGAACCGATGA
- a CDS encoding bifunctional molybdenum cofactor biosynthesis protein MoaC/MoaB, with amino-acid sequence MIDITHKPTTLREATAMALVTVSDAATITALKEKRVPKGDVLESARVAALFGVKKTHELIPDCHPLPIEHAECTFEVGEMEIIVTMRVRTVYRTGVEVEAMHGASVAALTIYDMLKPIDKGVVIGGIRLLEKKGGKSDWKDRFDAPVKAAVLVISDGVASGKKEDKAGAAIVDRLSSLGVELGAKAIVADEPEAIAAQVKDWTALGIDLILTTGGTGLSPRDRTPEAIAPILDREVPGIMEAARSYGQERMPWAMMSRGVAGMIGRTLVITLPGSTRGAQETMDALFPFVLHVVKVQEHAFRHGM; translated from the coding sequence ATGATCGACATCACCCATAAGCCCACCACGCTGCGCGAGGCCACCGCCATGGCCCTTGTTACCGTGAGTGATGCTGCGACCATCACCGCGCTGAAGGAGAAGCGCGTGCCCAAGGGTGATGTGCTCGAGAGCGCACGCGTGGCTGCCTTGTTCGGGGTGAAGAAGACCCACGAGCTGATCCCCGACTGCCATCCGCTGCCAATCGAGCACGCCGAATGCACGTTTGAAGTGGGGGAGATGGAGATCATCGTCACCATGCGCGTGCGCACGGTTTATCGCACGGGCGTGGAAGTGGAAGCCATGCACGGCGCCAGCGTGGCAGCGCTCACGATCTACGACATGCTCAAGCCCATCGATAAGGGCGTGGTGATCGGTGGCATTCGGCTTCTCGAGAAGAAGGGCGGAAAGAGCGATTGGAAGGACCGCTTCGATGCACCCGTGAAGGCAGCCGTGCTGGTGATCAGTGACGGGGTTGCGAGCGGCAAGAAGGAGGATAAAGCCGGCGCTGCGATCGTTGACCGTCTGAGCTCGCTTGGAGTAGAGCTCGGCGCGAAAGCGATCGTCGCGGATGAACCGGAGGCCATCGCCGCGCAAGTGAAGGATTGGACTGCGCTGGGCATCGACCTCATCCTCACCACCGGCGGCACGGGCCTCTCACCGCGCGACCGCACGCCCGAGGCCATCGCCCCCATCCTCGACCGCGAGGTGCCCGGCATCATGGAGGCCGCCCGCAGCTATGGCCAGGAACGCATGCCTTGGGCCATGATGAGCCGGGGTGTCGCCGGCATGATCGGCCGCACGCTGGTGATCACCCTGCCCGGTTCGACACGCGGTGCGCAAGAGACCATGGATGCGCTTTTCCCATTCGTGCTGCACGTGGTGAAGGTGCAGGAGCACGCATTCAGGCATGGGATGTAG
- a CDS encoding nucleoid-associated protein: MINGKEAMVEEFVLHRIGTDGAPSILSDYSAVLQGPEEQEFLRRLFLKPFANVLLTNEFAEKEGEANVLEGICMKAGQGKDLVGISRAIAKHLIEVANAHEARSGDLFVARFIGVELSGGVHDALGILKFDEKEVFIESKAEGEALAMQLKRGLGGRKPDQALLVVFTPEAPTLFVIDDDPRQPYWQQAFIGLRAKRDPVNSTRNVLEMTRTFITEQLPQDYEIPKTDQIDLLNRSVQYFKEHTEYDRGNFVREVFKSDEVASSFERFGNRFQEERAVDLDERFAISADAVKKQARVFKSVLKLDKDFHIYIHGDRNKIERGVDESGRKYYKIYYEQEL, translated from the coding sequence ATGATCAATGGTAAGGAGGCCATGGTGGAGGAGTTCGTGCTCCATCGAATCGGCACGGATGGCGCACCGAGCATCCTCAGTGATTACAGCGCGGTGCTGCAAGGGCCCGAGGAGCAGGAGTTCCTGCGCAGGCTCTTCCTGAAGCCCTTCGCGAATGTGCTGCTGACCAACGAATTCGCGGAGAAGGAGGGAGAGGCCAACGTGCTTGAGGGCATCTGCATGAAGGCAGGCCAAGGCAAGGACCTCGTGGGCATCTCACGCGCCATCGCGAAGCATCTCATCGAGGTGGCCAACGCGCACGAGGCTCGGAGCGGCGATCTGTTCGTGGCACGCTTCATCGGCGTGGAGCTGAGCGGCGGTGTCCACGATGCGCTCGGCATCCTCAAGTTCGACGAGAAGGAGGTCTTCATCGAGAGCAAGGCCGAGGGCGAAGCATTGGCCATGCAGCTGAAGCGGGGGCTCGGCGGCCGTAAGCCGGATCAGGCGCTGCTGGTGGTCTTCACGCCTGAAGCCCCAACGCTGTTCGTGATCGACGACGACCCGCGCCAGCCCTACTGGCAGCAGGCCTTCATCGGCCTCCGCGCGAAGCGCGACCCTGTGAACAGCACGCGCAATGTGCTGGAGATGACGCGCACCTTCATCACCGAGCAGCTGCCGCAGGATTACGAGATCCCCAAGACCGATCAGATCGACCTGCTGAACCGCTCGGTGCAGTACTTCAAGGAGCACACTGAATACGATCGCGGGAACTTCGTGCGCGAGGTGTTCAAGAGCGATGAGGTCGCATCCTCCTTCGAGCGCTTCGGCAACCGCTTCCAAGAGGAGCGTGCAGTGGACCTCGATGAGCGCTTCGCCATCAGCGCTGATGCCGTGAAGAAGCAGGCCCGCGTGTTCAAGAGCGTGCTCAAGCTCGACAAGGACTTCCATATCTACATCCACGGCGACCGCAACAAGATCGAGCGCGGCGTGGACGAGAGCGGGAGGAAATACTACAAGATCTATTATGAGCAGGAGCTTTAG
- the moaA gene encoding GTP 3',8-cyclase MoaA, whose protein sequence is MSQALTDRHSRAHRSLRISIVDKCDLRCTYCMPEDQHFLKREELMTGEEIGAIARLFVERYGITKIRLTGGEPLVRADAADIVRDLAALPVKLGLTTNALTLHRHLDGLIAAGLQRINISLDTFDAERFRRITRRDGFDTVWSNIRLALQHGLRVKVNMVVMRGVNDDEVLRFVELTRDHDVHVRFIEFMPFAGNRWGRERVYTYAEMLGHIGSVHSFAKLTDDPHSTAKGYRVADWPGTFAVISTVTEPFCGSCDRLRLTAEGRMRNCLFAREETDLLSALRRGEDIAPLIEANVLAKHAMLGGLPQFEPEKQEEVLHDLSERPMVSIGG, encoded by the coding sequence GTGTCACAAGCGCTCACCGACCGCCACAGCCGAGCACACCGCAGCCTGCGCATCAGCATCGTGGACAAATGCGACCTGCGCTGCACCTACTGCATGCCGGAGGACCAGCACTTCCTGAAGCGCGAGGAGCTGATGACCGGCGAGGAGATCGGCGCCATCGCGCGGCTATTCGTGGAGCGCTACGGCATCACCAAGATCCGCCTCACCGGAGGGGAGCCACTGGTGCGTGCCGATGCGGCGGACATTGTGCGCGACCTGGCTGCATTGCCCGTCAAGCTCGGCCTCACCACCAACGCGCTCACGCTTCACAGGCACCTCGACGGACTGATCGCCGCCGGCCTTCAACGCATCAACATCAGCCTGGACACATTCGATGCCGAGCGCTTCAGGAGGATCACGCGGCGCGATGGCTTCGATACCGTGTGGAGCAATATCCGCCTTGCCCTGCAGCACGGCCTGCGCGTGAAGGTGAACATGGTCGTGATGCGGGGCGTGAACGACGACGAGGTCCTCCGCTTCGTGGAACTCACGCGCGATCACGATGTGCATGTGCGCTTCATCGAGTTCATGCCCTTCGCCGGCAATCGCTGGGGCCGCGAGCGCGTGTACACCTATGCCGAGATGCTCGGCCACATCGGCAGCGTGCACAGCTTCGCGAAGCTCACCGATGACCCGCACAGCACCGCAAAGGGCTATCGCGTGGCCGATTGGCCCGGCACCTTTGCCGTGATCAGCACCGTGACTGAGCCCTTCTGCGGATCATGCGACCGCCTGCGACTTACAGCGGAAGGAAGGATGCGCAACTGCCTCTTCGCGCGCGAGGAGACTGACCTGCTCTCAGCGCTGCGGCGCGGCGAGGACATCGCGCCGCTGATCGAGGCGAACGTCCTTGCGAAGCATGCGATGCTTGGCGGCTTGCCGCAATTCGAACCGGAGAAGCAGGAAGAGGTGCTGCACGATTTGAGTGAGAGGCCGATGGTCAGTATTGGGGGGTGA
- a CDS encoding DNA-3-methyladenine glycosylase I, whose amino-acid sequence MKELARCPWPGTDDRMIEYHDTIWGTPEHDDVRLYAKLVLDGAQAGLSWKTILYRSDGYRRAFDDWNVERIARYGKKDIDRLLADEGIIRNRAKVQSAIRNAQAWLAIMEGGKGSFDDFIWKHVGHRTIVNRWKEVKQLPVSTPVSDALSKDLKETGFSFVGTTIVYAYMQAIGMVDDHLVGCFRKAKR is encoded by the coding sequence ATGAAGGAACTGGCACGATGCCCCTGGCCCGGCACCGATGACCGGATGATCGAATACCACGACACCATTTGGGGCACGCCCGAGCACGATGATGTGAGGCTGTACGCGAAGCTGGTGCTCGATGGCGCGCAAGCAGGCCTCAGCTGGAAGACCATCCTTTACCGGAGCGATGGTTACCGCCGCGCCTTCGACGATTGGAACGTGGAGAGGATCGCGCGTTACGGGAAGAAGGACATCGATCGATTGCTGGCCGATGAGGGCATCATCCGCAACCGCGCCAAGGTTCAGAGCGCGATCAGGAACGCCCAGGCCTGGCTGGCGATCATGGAGGGCGGCAAGGGCAGCTTCGACGACTTCATATGGAAGCATGTGGGGCACAGGACCATCGTGAACCGCTGGAAGGAAGTGAAGCAGCTGCCGGTGAGCACGCCAGTATCCGACGCGCTCAGCAAGGACCTGAAGGAGACGGGCTTCAGCTTCGTGGGCACCACCATCGTGTACGCGTACATGCAGGCCATCGGCATGGTCGATGACCATCTGGTGGGCTGCTTCCGGAAGGCGAAGCGCTAG
- the fdhD gene encoding formate dehydrogenase accessory sulfurtransferase FdhD, with protein sequence MTIWWAASGRRSARAIPCGVRAPVSSVSIVRVEAGFPQPAEDILVAEEPLEIRLGHGPLDDRDESRLSVTMRTPGSDEELALGFLFTEGIINAAGDAVRVVHCEDVKDEERGNVVRVELQPGLDPDPSRWQRNFYTSSSCGVCGKSSIEAVHAQCSKAIQPWGAVDPAFITSLPDRMRAGQSVFRHTGGIHAAALFNREGRLLLLREDVGRHNAVDKVIGAALNSGVAVHDCAMLVSGRAGFELVQKCAVASVPLMAAVGAPSSLAVQLARDRGITLIGFLRGGRYNDYSAH encoded by the coding sequence ATGACCATCTGGTGGGCTGCTTCCGGAAGGCGAAGCGCTAGGGCGATACCTTGCGGCGTGCGCGCACCTGTCTCATCCGTCTCCATCGTCCGCGTCGAAGCGGGATTCCCGCAGCCGGCAGAGGATATCCTCGTCGCCGAGGAGCCGCTGGAGATCCGCTTGGGCCATGGGCCGCTGGATGACCGCGACGAGTCGCGCCTCAGCGTAACCATGCGCACGCCAGGGAGCGATGAGGAGCTGGCGCTCGGATTCCTCTTCACCGAGGGGATCATCAACGCCGCCGGTGACGCTGTGCGCGTGGTGCATTGCGAGGATGTGAAGGACGAGGAGCGCGGCAATGTGGTGCGTGTTGAGCTGCAGCCCGGCCTTGATCCCGACCCATCGCGCTGGCAGCGGAACTTCTACACCAGCAGCAGCTGCGGGGTCTGCGGCAAGAGCAGCATCGAGGCCGTCCATGCGCAGTGCAGCAAGGCCATCCAGCCATGGGGCGCGGTTGACCCGGCCTTCATCACTTCGCTTCCGGACCGCATGCGCGCCGGTCAGAGCGTGTTCAGGCATACCGGCGGCATCCACGCGGCAGCTCTGTTCAACCGGGAGGGCAGGCTGCTGCTGCTGCGCGAGGATGTGGGCCGCCACAATGCGGTGGACAAAGTGATCGGTGCGGCTCTGAATAGTGGGGTAGCCGTGCATGATTGCGCCATGCTCGTGAGCGGCCGGGCCGGCTTCGAACTCGTGCAGAAGTGCGCCGTGGCTTCCGTGCCGCTCATGGCGGCGGTGGGAGCGCCTTCGTCCTTGGCGGTGCAGTTGGCGCGTGATCGCGGCATCACCCTCATCGGCTTCCTTCGGGGCGGTCGCTATAATGACTATTCCGCGCATTAG
- a CDS encoding GrpB family protein, which yields MDARTERRLKALDKEQIALVPYDPAWPQRYAELEKEVKRIMPRRLIQRIAHIGSTAVPGLSSKPIIDLQVEISDAEEIRDTVAPLMEEAGFEFLWRPTIGDEDPFYSWFILRDADGQRTAHIHAVRPGKASVDRIVFRDYLIAFAEEAQRYAQLKLDLAQRYPKNRAAYSAAKTAYVNEVLAKARSGKWR from the coding sequence ATGGACGCACGGACGGAGAGACGCTTGAAGGCGCTGGACAAGGAGCAGATCGCCCTTGTGCCCTATGATCCCGCGTGGCCTCAGCGGTATGCCGAGCTCGAGAAGGAGGTGAAGCGCATCATGCCGCGGCGCTTGATCCAGCGCATCGCGCACATCGGCAGCACCGCCGTGCCTGGCCTCAGTTCAAAGCCGATCATCGACCTGCAGGTGGAGATAAGCGACGCAGAGGAGATCCGCGATACCGTGGCCCCGCTCATGGAGGAAGCGGGATTCGAGTTCCTATGGCGCCCGACCATCGGCGACGAGGATCCGTTCTACTCCTGGTTCATCCTGCGCGACGCCGATGGCCAGCGCACTGCGCACATCCACGCGGTGCGCCCGGGGAAAGCCAGCGTCGATCGCATCGTGTTCCGCGACTACCTGATCGCTTTCGCGGAGGAGGCGCAGCGGTACGCCCAGCTGAAGCTTGACCTTGCCCAACGCTATCCGAAGAACCGAGCGGCCTATTCGGCAGCCAAGACTGCATACGTGAACGAGGTCCTGGCAAAGGCGCGTTCGGGCAAATGGCGCTGA